The Papaver somniferum cultivar HN1 chromosome 3, ASM357369v1, whole genome shotgun sequence genome includes a region encoding these proteins:
- the LOC113355389 gene encoding monothiol glutaredoxin-S15, mitochondrial-like, translating to MARSLSNMLFKGMSSLPATNSLKTMVSGSFCRKGMQYSTTVPNDDPDTHDDFKPTNKAASSGISLKDIVEQDIKENPVMIYMKGVPEQPRCGFSSLAVRVLNEYNVNVGARNILEDQELKNAVKTFSHWPTFPQIFIKGEFVGGSDIILNMHQSGELKDKLKDLTAEDDTQEK from the exons ATGGCTAGATCATTATCTAATATGCTCTTCAAGGGGATGTCAAGTCTACCAGCTACTAATTCTCTGAAAACAATG GTCTCAGGATCTTTTTGTCGTAAAGGTATGCAATACTCCACAACTGTGCCTAATGACGACCCTGACACGCATGATGATTTCAAACCCACCAACAAGGCTGCAAGTTCCGGCATTTCTTTAAAGGATATTGTTGAGCAG GATATCAAGGAAAACCCTGTTATGATTTACATGAAAGGAGTTCCTGAGCAACCTCGGTGCGGATTCAGCTCCCTGGCTGTTAGAGTGCTGAATGAATATA ATGTTAACGTGGGTGCCAGGAACATATTGGAAGACCAGGAGCTGAAGAATGCTGTAAAAACTTTCAG CCATTGGCCTACATTTCCTCAAATTTTCATTAAAGGTGAATTCGTGGGAGGGTCAGACATCATCCTCAATATGCACCAG AGTGGAGAACTAAAAGACAAACTCAAGGATCTTACTGCAGAAGACGACACGCAGGAAAAATGA